Genomic window (Ureibacillus composti):
ATGTGTTTAAATAATCAGTAACTAAATTTTCAACTTTTTCTATATCTGCATCAATTCCTACTTGCATATCGATAATCGCTTTTGAATTATTTACGGAGTAGTTAATAACATCAGTTATTAATCCATTCGGAATAATATACTGTTCACCAGTAGACCCTATAATTTTTGTAGTACGTAGTCCAATTTCCACAACTGTCCCTTCAGCTGCATTTAGTCGGATATAATCCCCTACGCCAAATTGATCCTCTAATATAATAAAGAATCCTGTAATAACGTCCTTTACTAAACTTTGAGCTCCAAAACCGATGGCTAACCCTGCAATTCCTGCCCCTGCAAGTAACCCCATTACTTGAATTTTCAAAGCTGATAAGATTGCTATAATGGCTGAGAAATATACAACATAGGATAAAACACTATGTAATAACTTAACAATGGTCTTTGAACGTCTTTCTGACTGGTTAATTGGGGTCTTCATTCTCAAACCAAAAATTCGTGTAATAAGTTTTTTTCCAATTAATATAACTAAGTAAGACACAATAATGATTGCTGTAATTTTTATAGAAGCAACCATTACAAAATCCCATAATTCTTGACTACTTAAATAATTCCAAATCCTCTCTGAAACTCTTGCTAACCCCTTTACATCACTAACTTCCGCTACATCTGCCATAATATTTTCCTGGGCCATTTTACCACCTCTTGTATAAAAAACTAATAGATTGAATATCCTTAATCATATAACCCATATTTACCATAAAAAACACATTATTACCATTTAAAAAAGAAAGTGGGACATCCAATGATGAATAAAATCCAAATGTTAAAATCACATGTCCACTATGAGCAAACCGGGGCTGTATGGCGCCTAAGTGATTTATTTCTTGAACATATTCCTTTTGACCATGAACATCTCATTTTCTGTTGCATCGGTACTGACCGTTCTACTGGAGACTCCCTTGGGCCATTAACAGGTAGCTTTTTAAAAAGCTATCACTCATTCCCATTTGACGTAATTGGTACACTTGAAGATCCATTACATGCTGTCAATTTACCATCCACAGTAGAGAAAATTCAACAATTACCTACTACTCCATATGTGGTTGCAATCGATGCATGTTTAGGATCCGAGAAAAATATTGGTCATATTCTTGTTCATGAAGGGCCCCTTTTACCTGGGAAGGCAGTAAAAAAAGAGCTCCCTCCCATTGGAGATATTTCTATTAAAGGGGTTGTAAATGTTGGTGGTTTTATGGAAATGCTTGTGTTACAAAACACTCGTTTAAATGTAACCTATTCCATGAGTAATAAAATTGCCCGCGCATTATTACTTGCTCATCAACGTCATTTATTGAAAGTAAAAAATGATCGCAACGATGATTCCTACAACTCCGATTCCAGGCAACAGATTGGCTACTCGAATTTTAGTTAATCCTGTGATGTTCAATCCAATCGCCAAAATCATGACGCCCCCTGTTGCCGTCATCTCTTTTATAAACATATCTAATGCTGCTTCCGGTATGTATGCACTGATTACTCCAGAAAAGATTGCAATAATTGCTTGATATAAAAATACCGGAAATGCAGATAGTAGGACACCAATACCAAGTGTCGATGATAATACAATTGCTGTAAATCCATCGATAATTCCCTTTGTAATCAGAACATCATGATCATTTCTCAATCCACTATCAAGTGCACCGATAATTGCCATCGAGCCAATTAAAAATATAAGTGTGGCAGTTACAAATCCTTCCGCA
Coding sequences:
- the yyaC gene encoding spore protease YyaC yields the protein MMNKIQMLKSHVHYEQTGAVWRLSDLFLEHIPFDHEHLIFCCIGTDRSTGDSLGPLTGSFLKSYHSFPFDVIGTLEDPLHAVNLPSTVEKIQQLPTTPYVVAIDACLGSEKNIGHILVHEGPLLPGKAVKKELPPIGDISIKGVVNVGGFMEMLVLQNTRLNVTYSMSNKIARALLLAHQRHLLKVKNDRNDDSYNSDSRQQIGYSNFS
- a CDS encoding DUF554 domain-containing protein; this translates as MVLLGSIINAVLIILGAIIGRFFQNIPETMKNTVLSIIGLAVALLGIQMGFESSNFIIIVVSLVVGAVIGEWIDLDKQLNRLGKWIESKFRKKKSDSNIAEGFVTATLIFLIGSMAIIGALDSGLRNDHDVLITKGIIDGFTAIVLSSTLGIGVLLSAFPVFLYQAIIAIFSGVISAYIPEAALDMFIKEMTATGGVMILAIGLNITGLTKIRVANLLPGIGVVGIIVAIIFYFQ
- a CDS encoding mechanosensitive ion channel family protein — encoded protein: MAQENIMADVAEVSDVKGLARVSERIWNYLSSQELWDFVMVASIKITAIIIVSYLVILIGKKLITRIFGLRMKTPINQSERRSKTIVKLLHSVLSYVVYFSAIIAILSALKIQVMGLLAGAGIAGLAIGFGAQSLVKDVITGFFIILEDQFGVGDYIRLNAAEGTVVEIGLRTTKIIGSTGEQYIIPNGLITDVINYSVNNSKAIIDMQVGIDADIEKVENLVTDYLNTLPEQFEELITVPSFLGVQNVVGTEVTIRIIAETKPLQHYGIARVIRRDVKDLLDKNGIPMAYPKMMLYDRGSTESGGNEA